The following coding sequences lie in one Sorex araneus isolate mSorAra2 chromosome 4, mSorAra2.pri, whole genome shotgun sequence genomic window:
- the CLDN4 gene encoding claudin-4, with protein sequence MASMGLQVMGIALAVLGWLGAILSCALPMWRVTAFIGSNIVTSQTIWEGLWMNCVVQSTGQMQCKVYDSLLALPQDLQAARALIVISIVVAVLGVLLSVVGGKCTNCVEDEGAKAKTMIVAGVVFLLAGLLVMVPVSWTAHNVIRDFYNPLVSAGQKREMGAGLYIGWAASGLLLLGGALLCCNCPPRADKPYSAKYSAARSGPASNYV encoded by the coding sequence ATGGCTTCCATGGGGCTGCAGGTGATGGGCATCGCGCTGGCCGTGCTGGGCTGGCTGGGCGCCATCCTGAGTTGCGCGCTGCCCATGTGGCGCGTGACGGCCTTCATCGGCAGCAACATCGTCACGTCGCAGACCATCTGGGAGGGCCTGTGGATGAACTGCGTGGTGCAGAGCACCGGGCAGATGCAGTGCAAGGTGTACGACTCGCTGCTGGCGCTGCCGCAGGACCTGCAGGCGGCGCGCGCGCTCATCGTCATCAGCATCGTGGTGGCCGTGCTGGGCGTGCTGCTGTCCGTGGTGGGCGGCAAGTGCACCAACTGCGTGGAGGACGAGGGCGCCAAGGCCAAGACCATGATCGTGGCGGGCGTGGTGTTCCTGCTGGCCGGCCTGCTGGTGATGGTGCCCGTGTCCTGGACGGCCCACAACGTCATCCGCGACTTCTACAACCCGCTGGTGTCGGCGGGCCAGAAGCGGGAGATGGGCGCCGGCCTGTACATCGGCTGGGCCGCgtcggggctgctgctgctgggcggCGCGCTGCTGTGCTGCAACTGCCCGCCGCGCGCCGACAAGCCCTACTCGGCCAAGTACTCGGCCGCGCGCTCCGGCCCGGCCAGCAACTACGTCTAG
- the METTL27 gene encoding methyltransferase-like protein 27 isoform X1, translated as MSQDDDSNLKEVKARVETSHRITDLTHKLDFYDHWAATYDQDVSTLKYRAPSLAVACLTEALKVPPSEALILDVACGTGLVAAELQARGYKRLHGVDGSPGMLAQARAHCLYQNLQLCTVGRESLPSPEGTYDAVLIVGALSEGQVPYSAIPELLRVTKPGGLLCLTTRTNPSNLSYKISMEAMLDMLEQAGAWERLMSRPVEQWELATSESEAASDPSASPASPSFISGIVYLYRRSQRPIQAQFQRPWPQPRAAAEKPHH; from the exons ATGTCTCAGGACGACGACTCGAATCTGAAGGAGGTGAAGGCGCGGGTCGAGACCTCACACCGCATCACCGACCTGACCCACAAGCTCGATTTCTATGACCACTGGGCAGCCACCTACGACCAG GACGTGAGCACTCTCAAGTACCgggccccgagcctggctgtggcCTGCCTCACCGAAGCCCTGAAAGTGCCGCCCTCGGAGGCCCTCATCCTGGATGTGGCCTGTGGCACTGGCCTGGTGGCTGCCGAG cTGCAGGCGCGTGGCTACAAGCGGCTGCATGGGGTGGACGGGAGCCCCGGGATGCTGGCCCAGGCCCGGGCCCACTGTCTCTACCagaacctccagctctgcacCGTGGGCCGTGAGTCGCTGCCCAGTCCTGAAG GAACCTACGACGCGGTGCTGATCGTCGGGGCCCTCAGCGAAGGGCAGGTGCCCTACAGCGCCATCCCTGAGCTCCTGCGAGTCACCAAGCCAG ggGGGCTGCTGTGTCTCACCACTAGGACCAACCCGTCCAACCTCTCCTACAAGATCTCCATGGAGGCCATGCTGGACATGCTGGAGCAGGCCGGGGCCTGGGAGCGCCTGATGTCCAGGCCCGTGGAGCAGTGGGAACTGGCCACGTCGGAGAGTGAGGCGGCCTCGGACCCCTCTGCCTCCCCGGCCAGCCCCAGCTTCATCTCGGGCATCGTGTACCTGTACCGCCGGAGCCAGCGGCCCATCCAGGCTCAGTTCCAGagaccctggccccagccccgggcGGCCGCCGAGAAGCCGCACCACTGA
- the METTL27 gene encoding methyltransferase-like protein 27 isoform X2, which yields MSQDDDSNLKEVKARVETSHRITDLTHKLDFYDHWAATYDQLQARGYKRLHGVDGSPGMLAQARAHCLYQNLQLCTVGRESLPSPEGTYDAVLIVGALSEGQVPYSAIPELLRVTKPGGLLCLTTRTNPSNLSYKISMEAMLDMLEQAGAWERLMSRPVEQWELATSESEAASDPSASPASPSFISGIVYLYRRSQRPIQAQFQRPWPQPRAAAEKPHH from the exons ATGTCTCAGGACGACGACTCGAATCTGAAGGAGGTGAAGGCGCGGGTCGAGACCTCACACCGCATCACCGACCTGACCCACAAGCTCGATTTCTATGACCACTGGGCAGCCACCTACGACCAG cTGCAGGCGCGTGGCTACAAGCGGCTGCATGGGGTGGACGGGAGCCCCGGGATGCTGGCCCAGGCCCGGGCCCACTGTCTCTACCagaacctccagctctgcacCGTGGGCCGTGAGTCGCTGCCCAGTCCTGAAG GAACCTACGACGCGGTGCTGATCGTCGGGGCCCTCAGCGAAGGGCAGGTGCCCTACAGCGCCATCCCTGAGCTCCTGCGAGTCACCAAGCCAG ggGGGCTGCTGTGTCTCACCACTAGGACCAACCCGTCCAACCTCTCCTACAAGATCTCCATGGAGGCCATGCTGGACATGCTGGAGCAGGCCGGGGCCTGGGAGCGCCTGATGTCCAGGCCCGTGGAGCAGTGGGAACTGGCCACGTCGGAGAGTGAGGCGGCCTCGGACCCCTCTGCCTCCCCGGCCAGCCCCAGCTTCATCTCGGGCATCGTGTACCTGTACCGCCGGAGCCAGCGGCCCATCCAGGCTCAGTTCCAGagaccctggccccagccccgggcGGCCGCCGAGAAGCCGCACCACTGA